In one window of Photorhabdus laumondii subsp. laumondii DNA:
- a CDS encoding ATP-binding protein: protein MNFPLKNNHCMAVESDWIYPHLERIDLLLQRYYYQKRDWYDSLPESFLLTEDEIEQRLVKPLGMPHWLKQSDIIDYKDIENKPITGRLSLLIERFELTEFERDTLLLGLLPHFDSRYHALFAFLHGNSKKQWPSFALAIELFSQRQNDWQLLQNSFLPQTPLINHHLLRLNNHEEPIWLQTQFLTHSAVWHFLSDQRVILPPLITCAYWHSSTSQTWYPQTLYHSLNKILLNEIDEICPLVILKGKQDSARELAVSNIMALHNISTLIVDLAHLPDEENTNTKPCLLTDAIREARLHDACLLIRNFSLLAEEKQIWLSKLSTLLNQSKLRVVCLVEPGDSFVWIQHLPMVQIEMPVATLAEKKAILTENLPNNADREINLTQLCQRFSFTPETLPLILKEACQYQILRQPEDQLKEIDLRKALNFRAQQNFGKLAQRITPKRSFNDLVVSEGLTQQLREIIATINYRNQVLNTGFQEKIGYGTGISALFYGESGTGKTMAAEVIAGYLGVDLIKVDLSTVVNKYIGETEKNISRIFDLAEADSGVLFFDEADALFGKRSETKDAQDRHANIEVSYLLQRLEDYPGLVILATNNRSHLDSAFNRRFTFITHFTYPDEILRKQMWQAIWPKQLNLSDELNFDHLSKQTDLTGANIRNIALLSSILAANDNSEKIDNKHIERAIILELNKTGRLFF, encoded by the coding sequence ATGAACTTTCCTCTGAAAAATAACCACTGTATGGCAGTAGAATCAGATTGGATTTATCCCCATTTGGAGCGTATTGATCTGCTATTACAGCGCTACTATTATCAAAAGAGAGATTGGTACGACTCCTTACCGGAGAGTTTTTTACTGACCGAAGATGAAATAGAACAACGTTTAGTAAAACCATTAGGCATGCCTCATTGGTTAAAACAGAGTGATATTATTGATTATAAGGACATAGAGAATAAACCCATCACCGGTAGATTATCATTATTAATAGAACGTTTTGAACTGACTGAATTTGAGCGTGATACCTTATTATTAGGTTTATTACCCCATTTTGACAGTCGTTATCATGCACTATTTGCTTTTCTGCACGGTAACAGTAAAAAACAGTGGCCGAGTTTTGCTTTGGCAATTGAATTATTTAGCCAACGCCAAAATGATTGGCAATTACTGCAAAATAGCTTTCTACCGCAAACACCATTAATCAATCACCATCTATTACGGCTTAATAACCATGAGGAACCCATTTGGTTACAAACGCAATTTTTAACGCACAGTGCTGTCTGGCATTTTTTATCCGACCAACGGGTTATTTTACCTCCCCTGATAACCTGTGCTTATTGGCACTCTTCTACCTCACAGACTTGGTATCCGCAAACCCTTTATCATTCACTTAACAAGATATTATTAAATGAAATAGATGAAATATGCCCACTGGTGATCCTCAAAGGAAAACAGGACAGCGCCAGAGAATTAGCGGTCAGTAATATTATGGCATTGCATAATATCAGTACCTTAATTGTCGATTTAGCTCATCTACCAGACGAAGAGAATACCAACACTAAACCTTGTTTGTTAACAGACGCAATACGGGAAGCCCGGCTACATGATGCCTGCTTATTAATCCGCAATTTTTCTTTACTTGCAGAGGAAAAGCAAATATGGCTAAGCAAATTATCCACCCTGCTGAATCAATCCAAATTACGTGTAGTTTGTCTGGTAGAACCGGGAGATTCATTCGTATGGATTCAACACTTACCAATGGTACAAATTGAGATGCCAGTAGCCACACTGGCAGAGAAAAAAGCGATACTGACAGAAAATCTGCCAAATAATGCTGATCGGGAAATTAATCTTACTCAGTTATGCCAACGTTTTTCATTTACACCGGAAACATTACCATTAATTCTTAAAGAAGCCTGCCAATATCAAATACTCCGGCAACCGGAAGACCAATTGAAGGAGATCGATTTGCGTAAGGCATTAAATTTCCGCGCTCAACAAAATTTCGGTAAATTAGCTCAACGGATAACACCCAAGCGCAGTTTTAATGATTTGGTCGTTTCAGAGGGATTAACTCAACAACTGAGAGAAATTATTGCCACTATTAATTACCGAAACCAAGTATTAAACACGGGTTTTCAAGAGAAAATAGGTTATGGTACCGGTATTAGCGCCCTATTTTACGGCGAGTCAGGTACCGGAAAAACCATGGCCGCAGAAGTGATTGCCGGATATCTTGGCGTTGATCTGATTAAAGTCGATCTCTCTACCGTGGTGAATAAATACATTGGTGAAACAGAAAAAAATATCTCCCGAATTTTCGATCTGGCCGAAGCCGATTCCGGCGTGCTGTTTTTCGATGAAGCCGACGCCTTATTTGGTAAACGCAGTGAAACCAAAGATGCTCAAGACAGACATGCCAATATTGAAGTTTCTTATTTGTTACAACGATTGGAAGATTATCCCGGATTAGTGATTTTAGCCACCAATAATCGTAGCCATTTAGACAGTGCTTTTAATCGCCGTTTTACCTTTATTACCCATTTTACTTATCCCGATGAAATATTACGTAAACAGATGTGGCAAGCAATTTGGCCTAAGCAATTGAATTTATCAGATGAGCTTAATTTTGACCATTTGTCTAAACAGACAGATCTGACAGGTGCAAATATCCGTAATATTGCTTTATTATCATCAATATTAGCCGCAAATGATAATAGTGAAAAAATTGACAATAAACACATAGAACGGGCAATTATTCTCGAATTGAATAAAACTGGCCGATTGTTTTTTTAA
- a CDS encoding DUF4255 domain-containing protein has product MTNIIDPNNAIIAVNTALHEILSQHLNTSNQMIDIRFDLPEINSTPAKPTVSVFLYDIHEDLQLRSAEPKSYNPITSSLLSGWVNINYNYLITYWHSNQPSGDGSNPDSQPNNQAARVMTAILNALVNNRQLPKIPGAYTRVIPPQENLNSLGNFWQALGNRPRLSLLYSITAPVKLQNIKDIIKPVSQISTSVDQKSNLDNSQIDQALFNKLCSNLGGTEDVRLALAKMNLATKPTKENNEKQNNQNVILEVSGIIHLDYLPRVKGILTTWKNSHRAVVRINDIGIIVSEDKYDQLIGI; this is encoded by the coding sequence ATGACAAATATAATTGATCCTAATAATGCAATTATTGCAGTTAATACCGCATTGCATGAAATTTTATCTCAACATCTAAACACCTCTAACCAAATGATTGATATCCGTTTTGATCTGCCAGAAATTAACTCAACTCCGGCTAAACCTACCGTCAGTGTATTTCTTTATGATATACATGAAGATCTACAATTACGTTCTGCGGAGCCAAAGAGTTATAACCCTATTACTAGCTCATTATTGTCTGGGTGGGTAAATATTAATTATAACTATTTAATTACTTACTGGCATTCAAACCAACCATCAGGAGACGGTTCCAATCCTGACAGTCAGCCCAATAATCAAGCTGCACGCGTCATGACAGCTATTTTAAATGCACTGGTTAACAACCGACAATTACCTAAAATTCCTGGCGCATATACCAGAGTCATTCCACCACAAGAAAATCTAAATAGCTTAGGTAACTTTTGGCAAGCACTCGGCAATCGCCCTCGCCTTTCTTTATTATATTCAATTACCGCACCAGTAAAACTACAAAATATTAAAGATATCATAAAACCCGTTAGCCAAATCTCCACTTCTGTGGATCAAAAATCAAATCTGGATAATTCGCAAATAGACCAAGCCTTATTTAACAAATTGTGCTCCAATTTAGGTGGCACAGAAGATGTCCGCCTTGCCCTTGCGAAAATGAATCTGGCAACCAAGCCGACTAAGGAAAATAATGAAAAACAAAATAATCAAAACGTCATACTTGAAGTTTCTGGTATTATCCATTTGGATTATTTACCTAGAGTAAAAGGTATTCTTACAACATGGAAAAATAGTCATCGCGCCGTTGTCAGAATAAATGACATTGGTATTATTGTTTCAGAAGATAAATATGATCAATTAATAGGAATTTAA
- a CDS encoding membrane-targeted effector domain-containing toxin yields MVYEYDKTIERRRNPSIQLNNNEKSSEQALELSQNNPLLHDLITSNNLRKEAAVFAKRIGPSYQEILDELEHLHHLSGNEQLAAGFELHRRITHYLEEHPDSKRNTALRRTQTQFGDLMFTGTLQKIRHSLLEMAETRPEMASHIYQIAREEVKGNTPGLTDLMVRWVKEDPYLAAKTGYQGKIPNDLPFEPKFHVELGAQFDDFKKWLDTAQSKELLTHTRLDEQNKQVHLGYSYNELLDMTGVESVQMAVYFLKEAAKQAEPGSTKSQEDILLHRFANPTYLAQLEHSRLAQIEAIYHSSHDTDVTAWDQQFASDALTQFNHQLNNTVDLNSQLSLLLKDRQGLLIGESHGSDLNGLRFVEEQMEVLKAHGVTVIGLEHLRSDLAQPLIDKFLASGNEPMPAELAALLKTKHLSANLFEQARSKQMKIIALDNNSTTRPTVEGTQHGLMYRAGAANNVAVERLRQLPAGEKFVAIYGNAHLQSHEGIDHFLPGITHRLGLPALKVDENNRFTAQVDNINQRKRYDDVVELPRIQLTS; encoded by the coding sequence ATGGTATATGAATACGATAAAACCATCGAAAGAAGAAGAAATCCGTCGATACAATTGAATAATAATGAAAAATCATCTGAACAGGCATTAGAATTGTCTCAAAATAATCCATTACTCCACGATCTCATCACCAGCAATAATTTACGTAAAGAGGCTGCGGTTTTTGCCAAACGGATTGGTCCCTCCTATCAGGAAATTCTGGATGAACTTGAGCATCTCCATCACCTAAGTGGGAATGAGCAATTGGCGGCAGGTTTCGAATTGCATCGACGCATTACCCATTACCTAGAGGAACATCCTGATTCTAAACGTAATACTGCCCTGAGAAGGACACAAACGCAGTTTGGGGATCTGATGTTTACCGGTACTTTGCAGAAAATACGCCACTCGTTGTTGGAAATGGCGGAAACTCGCCCTGAAATGGCATCGCATATCTACCAGATTGCTCGTGAAGAGGTCAAAGGCAATACCCCCGGGCTAACCGATCTGATGGTACGCTGGGTAAAAGAAGATCCCTATCTTGCTGCTAAAACCGGCTATCAAGGAAAAATTCCCAACGATCTACCTTTTGAACCTAAGTTTCACGTGGAGCTAGGTGCTCAATTTGATGACTTTAAAAAGTGGTTGGACACCGCCCAGAGTAAGGAATTGCTGACTCATACCCGGCTTGATGAACAGAATAAACAGGTCCATCTTGGCTACAGCTATAATGAGCTGTTAGATATGACTGGCGTTGAAAGCGTGCAAATGGCGGTCTATTTCCTTAAAGAAGCTGCCAAACAAGCCGAACCGGGTTCTACTAAATCGCAAGAGGACATTTTGCTCCACCGGTTTGCTAATCCTACCTATCTGGCCCAACTGGAACACAGTAGATTGGCACAAATAGAAGCAATATATCACAGCTCTCATGACACTGATGTGACTGCCTGGGATCAGCAATTTGCCTCAGATGCGCTGACGCAATTTAATCATCAACTGAATAACACCGTGGATCTGAACAGCCAGTTATCTCTTTTACTTAAAGATCGTCAAGGGCTACTGATCGGTGAAAGTCATGGCTCAGATCTGAACGGATTGCGTTTTGTCGAAGAGCAGATGGAAGTATTAAAAGCGCATGGCGTGACAGTCATTGGGCTGGAACACTTACGCTCAGATTTAGCTCAACCGTTGATAGATAAATTCCTGGCAAGTGGAAATGAACCCATGCCTGCTGAACTGGCCGCACTGCTTAAGACTAAACATTTATCTGCGAATTTGTTTGAACAAGCCAGAAGCAAGCAGATGAAAATCATTGCACTAGATAACAACAGCACAACTCGCCCTACCGTGGAAGGAACACAACATGGCCTGATGTATCGTGCAGGGGCAGCTAATAACGTGGCGGTTGAACGTTTACGGCAATTGCCTGCGGGAGAGAAGTTCGTTGCCATTTATGGTAATGCTCATTTGCAATCCCATGAAGGTATTGATCACTTTTTACCCGGCATTACCCATCGTCTTGGTTTACCGGCTCTCAAGGTAGATGAAAATAATCGTTTTACCGCTCAGGTCGATAATATCAACCAACGCAAACGTTATGATGATGTGGTTGAATTACCCCGTATTCAATTAACATCTTAG
- a CDS encoding YopT-type cysteine protease domain-containing protein: MEHEYSEKEKPQKCPIQLRDSIEHDKEDINTTTPLELNSQYTNRKRAGLRERFSTTLQRNLPGHSMLDRELTTDGMKNQESRFSPAMIMDRMMHFGVRTRLGKVRNSASKHGGQVTFKFAQTKGTFLDQIMKHKDTSGGVCESISAHWISAHAKGESIFDQLYVGGQKGKFHIDSLVSIKQLQMDSYLDDEQSTMTEYWLGTQGIQPIMQKNDVDEHSSKVVGQTGNKGTTDLLRAILDTGDKGSGYKKISFLGKMAGHTVAAYVDDQKGVIFFDPNFGEFSFPSITSFSRWFTDDFWPKSWYNLEIGLGQQFEVFNYELKKS; the protein is encoded by the coding sequence ATGGAACATGAATACAGTGAAAAAGAAAAACCCCAAAAATGCCCAATACAATTAAGGGATTCTATCGAACATGATAAGGAGGATATAAATACCACGACTCCATTGGAACTTAATTCTCAATACACTAACAGAAAAAGAGCAGGGTTACGGGAACGTTTCTCGACCACTTTGCAACGCAACCTGCCAGGCCATTCTATGCTCGATCGGGAGCTAACCACCGATGGCATGAAAAACCAAGAAAGTCGATTCTCCCCTGCCATGATAATGGACAGAATGATGCATTTCGGGGTCAGAACCAGATTAGGTAAAGTCCGAAATTCGGCGAGTAAACACGGGGGGCAAGTCACCTTCAAATTTGCCCAAACCAAAGGGACCTTCCTAGACCAAATCATGAAACACAAAGACACCTCAGGCGGTGTCTGCGAGTCTATATCTGCTCATTGGATAAGCGCCCATGCCAAGGGTGAAAGCATCTTTGACCAACTCTATGTCGGGGGACAAAAGGGAAAATTTCATATCGACTCACTAGTTTCCATTAAGCAGTTACAGATGGACAGTTATCTAGATGATGAACAAAGTACCATGACAGAGTACTGGCTTGGTACGCAAGGCATTCAGCCAATCATGCAAAAAAACGACGTGGACGAACACTCATCCAAGGTAGTCGGTCAAACCGGTAACAAAGGTACAACAGACCTATTACGCGCTATTCTGGATACGGGTGATAAAGGCTCAGGCTACAAGAAAATTAGTTTTCTCGGAAAAATGGCTGGACATACTGTAGCGGCCTATGTGGATGATCAGAAAGGTGTCATCTTCTTTGATCCCAACTTCGGCGAATTCAGCTTCCCAAGCATAACTTCGTTTTCTCGCTGGTTCACTGACGATTTCTGGCCAAAATCTTGGTACAACCTGGAAATCGGTCTGGGACAACAATTTGAAGTCTTCAACTACGAGCTTAAAAAATCCTAA
- a CDS encoding nucleoside-diphosphate kinase has translation MLEKSLILIKPDAVHRGLVGKIITEFEEKGFKIHNIRSLVLNDEDFYFLYPKILGKPFHKQFKTVMQSAPSTLLVLSGHNALGSIFNFAGAYSNPEEDTTRSIRQKYSVWTGADVIHRAADSNEAMKQIAYFFDEVCEYRHNNEAFMAKEYWEPNV, from the coding sequence ATGCTAGAAAAAAGCCTTATTTTAATCAAGCCGGATGCTGTTCATCGAGGGCTTGTAGGGAAAATTATCACTGAGTTCGAAGAAAAAGGATTCAAAATACATAATATCCGTTCTTTGGTGCTAAATGACGAAGACTTCTACTTCTTATATCCCAAAATTTTGGGTAAACCCTTTCATAAGCAGTTCAAAACGGTAATGCAGTCAGCTCCATCAACTTTGCTGGTTCTGAGTGGACATAATGCTTTAGGAAGTATATTTAACTTCGCCGGAGCTTACTCAAACCCAGAAGAAGACACTACACGTTCAATAAGACAAAAATATAGTGTCTGGACAGGTGCAGATGTAATCCATAGAGCAGCTGATTCCAACGAAGCGATGAAGCAAATTGCCTATTTCTTTGATGAAGTTTGCGAGTATAGACATAATAATGAAGCTTTTATGGCTAAAGAGTATTGGGAGCCTAACGTCTAA
- a CDS encoding DegT/DnrJ/EryC1/StrS family aminotransferase: protein MKINDSYKKKPHSNDLIELEKVLDLGKLSGKSDTVEQFEKKIAELFEVDDVVCCSSGTSALIASLMAEDICADDEVLVPCYTTIPTTFPILSVGAKPVFIDTKTSHTTELSIDDLLSKINDKTKAIIAVPLWGYPVNYDEIAEVCNSRGIIVIDDAAQAHFSTFKTGRLVGTFSDYGCFSLHDKKILSTGEGGFIIPSSPQRTKRLREIVNLGNLNGLSFGLNFKLGSLQAALGISRCTRVYDELTIRRENAEKIKEGIVSTRFEEIDCLGQPNYYNLVLKDKDHRDLGNVHEVLKDMGFETDFLKYGEAKYKFGILNKFYDGSIEKGDTVLKNLITIPTHPDLSQEGIDYIIEILEKVSC, encoded by the coding sequence ATGAAAATTAATGACAGTTATAAAAAGAAACCTCATAGCAACGATCTGATTGAGCTGGAAAAAGTATTGGATCTCGGTAAGCTTTCAGGGAAAAGTGATACTGTTGAGCAATTTGAGAAAAAAATAGCAGAGTTGTTCGAAGTTGATGATGTAGTGTGTTGTTCTAGTGGAACGAGCGCACTTATTGCTAGCCTAATGGCTGAAGACATTTGTGCTGATGATGAAGTTTTAGTTCCGTGTTATACGACGATACCTACAACGTTCCCGATCCTATCAGTTGGAGCTAAGCCTGTATTTATTGATACCAAAACGTCACATACAACTGAACTATCGATTGACGATTTACTAAGTAAAATAAATGATAAAACTAAGGCTATAATAGCTGTCCCTCTATGGGGATATCCAGTCAATTATGATGAGATTGCTGAAGTTTGTAACAGTCGAGGTATCATTGTTATTGATGACGCTGCGCAAGCTCACTTCAGTACATTTAAGACTGGTCGTCTGGTTGGAACTTTCTCTGATTATGGTTGCTTCTCGCTTCATGATAAGAAAATCCTTTCTACCGGAGAAGGTGGCTTTATCATTCCTTCGTCTCCTCAAAGAACTAAGCGTTTGCGAGAAATAGTCAACCTTGGGAACCTTAATGGCTTGTCATTTGGCTTGAATTTCAAGCTAGGTTCACTCCAAGCGGCTTTAGGTATCTCAAGATGTACACGAGTGTATGATGAACTTACTATTCGTAGAGAAAATGCCGAGAAAATCAAGGAGGGCATAGTGAGCACGAGATTTGAAGAAATTGATTGCCTAGGACAACCTAACTACTACAACCTAGTACTTAAAGATAAAGATCATAGAGACCTTGGCAATGTTCATGAGGTACTAAAAGATATGGGATTTGAAACGGACTTTCTAAAATATGGGGAGGCTAAGTATAAGTTTGGTATCCTCAATAAATTTTATGATGGCAGTATTGAGAAAGGAGATACTGTCCTCAAAAATCTGATAACCATTCCTACCCATCCAGATCTTTCTCAGGAAGGAATCGACTATATAATTGAAATTCTGGAGAAGGTTTCATGCTAG
- a CDS encoding TauD/TfdA family dioxygenase: MNNTKILSELSAKGWVCVDTPSYLGHSDDMFTNYIRDTIGMHTFGFRSEILGDVASILSPKEGIVQSRKKLRGHTDASFLPFDTEWKKVRGLSIIPNYVALLSICGSDVGTTVCHIEEILYHMNDDEICELSSPNYVFEWQKSFVMESNELDSSWKPILHFSDGFFQVRFSNSIKTYKTEKAKKCAIKLSSLYQRLCLKIALKTDQLLIVNNRRCIHGREFISEESFSRKLHRYYLYEKEDLVVKTDIKGIVLP, from the coding sequence ATGAATAACACCAAAATACTCTCAGAATTAAGTGCTAAAGGTTGGGTGTGTGTTGATACACCTTCATACCTTGGCCACAGTGATGATATGTTCACTAATTATATTCGAGACACTATAGGCATGCATACCTTCGGCTTTCGGTCTGAGATTCTAGGGGATGTCGCGTCTATCCTATCCCCTAAAGAAGGTATTGTTCAATCTAGAAAAAAGTTAAGAGGTCACACTGATGCAAGCTTTCTTCCATTCGATACCGAGTGGAAGAAAGTTAGAGGTCTGTCGATAATCCCAAACTATGTAGCACTTCTTTCTATTTGTGGCAGTGATGTGGGAACCACAGTCTGTCATATCGAAGAAATCTTATATCACATGAATGATGATGAAATTTGCGAGCTTAGTTCACCAAATTATGTATTTGAGTGGCAAAAATCATTTGTTATGGAGTCCAACGAGTTAGATAGTTCTTGGAAGCCTATCCTTCATTTTTCTGATGGTTTTTTTCAAGTTCGATTCTCTAACTCAATAAAGACTTATAAAACAGAGAAAGCAAAAAAATGTGCGATAAAGCTTTCTTCATTATATCAACGCTTGTGCCTGAAGATTGCGCTGAAAACCGACCAGTTACTCATCGTAAACAACAGAAGGTGCATTCATGGTCGAGAGTTTATTTCTGAGGAAAGCTTTAGTAGAAAGTTGCATCGATATTACCTCTATGAAAAAGAGGACCTAGTGGTTAAAACGGATATTAAGGGGATTGTATTACCATGA
- a CDS encoding nucleotidyltransferase family protein: MKKSKVIDSYYNYCLNGWLPEASKKYISVLNKESAFQEKILSMFVYATGQSSEEYCHIENEKREKSIVLNDIAKSSELKNSVLVLKGLSVERFYHESASRFAFDADLVVLEDHLPLLDALLIKHGYDIYFSTIWIKDVVTEKVYKSFRYTKGKDDDRGFEIHVDHYPIDDNGSRILLQSLYSGCYNTILRGTYVNVVSDLNSILIILIQIYNKDYLTIRDFVDLLILLENSDFKACEHIVRTLISSHGLGPAIAKLRQYIEANEIDVSKYPSGADIVKMVSWELSTPDVPQFDKKCVALISDDPTAKSRELFDRGTPTRFYRLFKNEKVDESNSFKMETNIGCFYGQVTGDFVVYE; encoded by the coding sequence ATGAAAAAATCTAAAGTAATTGATTCATACTATAATTATTGTCTAAATGGTTGGTTGCCTGAAGCAAGTAAGAAGTACATATCGGTCTTAAACAAAGAGTCTGCCTTCCAAGAGAAGATTCTATCAATGTTTGTATATGCAACCGGCCAGAGTAGCGAAGAGTATTGTCATATTGAAAATGAAAAGAGAGAAAAATCGATCGTACTTAACGATATCGCTAAATCCTCAGAACTAAAAAATTCTGTTCTAGTTTTGAAGGGGTTATCTGTAGAGCGCTTTTACCATGAAAGTGCCTCGCGATTCGCTTTTGACGCAGATTTGGTAGTATTAGAAGATCACTTACCATTGCTTGATGCTTTGTTGATTAAGCATGGATACGATATATATTTCAGTACTATTTGGATAAAGGATGTTGTTACAGAAAAAGTTTATAAATCATTCCGATATACGAAAGGGAAAGATGATGATCGTGGATTTGAAATCCATGTTGATCACTACCCAATCGATGATAATGGTTCGAGAATATTACTACAGTCGTTATATTCTGGCTGCTACAACACTATTTTGAGAGGGACATATGTCAATGTAGTTAGTGATCTTAATTCTATATTGATAATACTTATTCAAATTTACAACAAAGATTATCTAACAATTAGGGACTTTGTGGATCTTCTCATTCTGCTTGAAAATAGCGATTTTAAAGCATGTGAGCACATAGTGAGAACACTAATTAGTTCGCATGGATTAGGTCCTGCTATTGCAAAGCTTCGTCAATATATTGAAGCTAATGAAATTGACGTTAGCAAGTATCCAAGTGGTGCGGACATAGTCAAAATGGTTTCATGGGAACTTAGTACTCCGGACGTTCCTCAATTTGATAAAAAGTGCGTTGCATTAATATCAGACGATCCAACCGCCAAATCACGGGAACTGTTTGATAGGGGCACTCCTACAAGATTCTACCGTTTGTTTAAAAATGAGAAGGTAGACGAAAGTAATAGCTTCAAAATGGAAACAAATATTGGTTGTTTTTACGGGCAAGTAACAGGAGATTTTGTTGTCTATGAATAA
- a CDS encoding AMP-binding protein has translation MSFNVIEYLYYSSNNFSQSIFYRDHPIEITYGEFLSKVVYFSDYFSEVIEKVVAIDIERKDINMYSVFSAMWKNKNTIVPLISDWDDEYKERIINAVKADIRLNQDLSVYHIKHKVDRNDSVIIPAKTAYILFTSGSTGLPKGVPITHLALKHYIDNIYEELEIEKGIERLTNTFSPAFDLFYHDLFLSWKSASSITPVETKKIGQLLNKVENNKLTYWFSVPTLAQMLISLKPKSHQLSSLKVSLFCGELLRKHVVTSWAQISNCQKIFNLYGPTETTIACMISDVGIEGPPSLGRALGDMSYKTEHLSGNLYKLLLSGPQIFNGYIGTSKNSFVKIDGKVYYDTGDLVTILDGEVYFEGRIDRQTKIMGHRVDLQGLEEQLRVKNNNPLVFVVLYYDKNIDCNTGITIFYQPKNEGEIFDCGFIKNVKVKGIFCIESVPTLISGKVNYKKLELWAKNQI, from the coding sequence ATGTCATTCAATGTAATTGAATATTTGTATTATTCATCAAATAATTTTTCTCAGTCTATTTTTTATAGAGATCATCCCATTGAAATTACATATGGTGAGTTCCTTTCCAAAGTTGTTTATTTTTCAGATTACTTCTCTGAAGTGATAGAGAAAGTAGTTGCTATTGATATTGAAAGAAAGGATATAAATATGTATTCTGTTTTTTCGGCAATGTGGAAAAACAAGAATACGATAGTTCCTTTGATTTCAGATTGGGATGATGAATATAAAGAACGAATAATTAATGCAGTTAAAGCTGATATCAGGCTCAATCAAGATCTTAGTGTATATCATATAAAACATAAAGTAGATAGAAACGATTCAGTTATTATACCAGCAAAAACTGCATACATATTGTTCACATCAGGATCTACCGGTTTACCTAAAGGAGTTCCGATTACACATTTAGCCTTAAAACATTATATTGATAATATCTATGAAGAATTGGAAATTGAAAAAGGCATCGAACGATTAACTAATACATTTTCTCCAGCTTTTGATCTTTTTTATCATGATCTATTTCTAAGTTGGAAGAGTGCAAGCTCCATAACTCCGGTAGAAACCAAAAAAATTGGACAATTACTAAATAAGGTGGAAAATAATAAACTCACTTATTGGTTTTCTGTTCCTACACTCGCTCAGATGCTGATTTCTCTCAAACCAAAATCACATCAACTGTCTAGTTTAAAAGTTTCTTTGTTTTGCGGAGAATTATTAAGAAAACACGTCGTAACCTCTTGGGCACAAATATCTAATTGCCAGAAGATATTTAATTTATATGGACCAACTGAAACAACAATCGCATGTATGATAAGTGATGTGGGTATTGAAGGCCCACCTAGTCTTGGCCGAGCTTTAGGGGATATGTCATACAAAACTGAGCATTTATCTGGAAATCTATACAAATTATTATTGTCAGGACCTCAAATTTTTAATGGATATATAGGTACTTCAAAGAATAGCTTTGTGAAAATCGATGGTAAAGTGTATTACGATACAGGAGATTTAGTAACTATATTAGATGGTGAGGTATATTTTGAGGGAAGAATAGATCGGCAGACTAAGATTATGGGGCATAGAGTTGATCTTCAAGGTCTTGAAGAACAATTAAGGGTAAAGAACAATAATCCTTTGGTTTTTGTTGTTCTTTATTATGACAAAAATATAGATTGCAATACTGGAATTACAATTTTTTATCAACCTAAAAACGAAGGCGAAATATTTGATTGCGGATTCATTAAGAATGTTAAAGTGAAAGGAATTTTTTGTATCGAATCTGTACCTACATTAATAAGTGGAAAAGTAAATTATAAAAAGTTGGAATTATGGGCAAAAAATCAAATTTAG